One window of the Azospirillum sp. TSH100 genome contains the following:
- a CDS encoding DMT family transporter, which translates to MSADALPDSANSLPILSRSSAVPPPIAEVRRATGVGAIAILLWSTAALLTSMSSAMPPLQLVAVTFGLAFLTGNTVAALRGRSVVGALHQPLPVWLVGVGGLFGYHACLFLAFHLAPAAAVEVNLINYLWPLCIVLLSALLPGERLKAAHVTGALCGLAGTALIVSGRGGLHLDAGTLGDDLPAFGAALAAALIWGAYSVTSRRFGSVPTEAVSGFCLVTAMLGLAGHLLFEDAAVWPQEALGWVVLLALGIGPDGLAFFVWDHGMKRGDIRALGVLSYAVPPVSTLLLILFGQAGGGWTVWAACALIAGGALMASWDMIRGK; encoded by the coding sequence ATGAGTGCCGACGCCCTTCCCGACTCCGCCAATTCCCTTCCCATCCTGTCCCGGTCGTCCGCCGTTCCGCCTCCGATCGCGGAGGTGCGGCGCGCCACCGGCGTCGGCGCCATCGCCATCCTGCTTTGGTCGACGGCGGCGCTGCTGACCTCGATGTCCAGCGCCATGCCGCCGCTGCAACTGGTGGCGGTAACCTTCGGTCTGGCCTTCCTCACCGGCAACACCGTCGCGGCACTGCGCGGGCGCAGCGTGGTCGGCGCCCTGCACCAGCCGCTGCCGGTCTGGCTGGTCGGCGTCGGCGGGCTGTTCGGCTATCACGCCTGCCTATTCCTGGCCTTCCATCTGGCGCCGGCGGCGGCGGTGGAGGTCAATCTCATCAACTATCTCTGGCCGCTGTGCATCGTCCTGCTCTCCGCCCTGCTGCCGGGGGAGCGGCTGAAGGCCGCCCATGTGACCGGCGCGCTGTGCGGGCTGGCCGGCACGGCGCTGATCGTGTCGGGGCGCGGCGGGCTGCATCTGGACGCCGGCACACTGGGGGACGACCTGCCGGCATTTGGGGCGGCGCTGGCGGCAGCGCTGATCTGGGGCGCCTATTCGGTGACGTCCCGCCGCTTCGGCTCCGTCCCGACCGAGGCGGTCAGCGGCTTCTGCCTGGTCACCGCAATGCTCGGCCTCGCCGGACACCTGCTGTTCGAGGATGCCGCCGTCTGGCCGCAGGAGGCGCTGGGCTGGGTGGTTCTGCTGGCGCTCGGCATCGGGCCGGACGGGCTGGCCTTCTTCGTCTGGGATCATGGCATGAAGCGCGGCGACATCCGGGCGCTGGGCGTGCTGTCCTATGCGGTGCCGCCGGTCTCCACCCTGCTGCTGATCCTGTTCGGGCAGGCCGGCGGCGGCTGGACCGTCTGGGCTGCCTGCGCGCTGATCGCCGGTGGGGCGCTGATGGCGAGTTGGGACATGATCCGCGGCAAGTGA